A DNA window from Heptranchias perlo isolate sHepPer1 unplaced genomic scaffold, sHepPer1.hap1 HAP1_SCAFFOLD_73, whole genome shotgun sequence contains the following coding sequences:
- the LOC137318788 gene encoding scavenger receptor cysteine-rich type 1 protein M130-like encodes MFNNTWGTVCDDSWDRREARVVCRQLDCGSALADSGEPVYGKGEGPVWLNRVQCKGSELFLWDCRSSTWAQRVCAHKVASVMCSVTDVLIPGGIISTPVAVSIILGTLLVFVLIALTVQQQRQSSRRVKNRSFSYTISRPGEPIYQEIDDITAGRGSLYRSNSGEIDLEYYTSSSLHQTDQNSQNPEDWTRERLSKQDYDDTDSGPLNDQTPSAEGPAPVRGSCADVEGATPSSTHCDSLLDRSFRLTLRRTADHPATD; translated from the exons ATGTTCAATAACACATGGGGGACGGTGTGTGACGATTCCTGGGATAGGCGAGAGGCCCGTGTGGTGTGCCGGCAGCTCGATTGCGGCTCCGCCCTTGCCGATTCCGGGGAGCCCGTGTATGGGAAAGGCGAGGGCCCTGTATGGCTGAACAGAGTCCAGTGCAAGGGAAGCGAACTCTTCCTGTGGGACTGTCGGTCATCAACATGGGCTCAGCGGGTCTGTGCTCACAAAGTCGCCAGTGTGATGTGTTCTG TTACAGATGTGCTGATCCCGGGGGGAATAATATCCACGCCGGTTGCCGTTTCCATCATCCTGGGAACCCTGTTGGTTTTTGTGCTGATTGCACTAACTGTACAACAACAGAGACAGTCATCAAGAAGAG TGAAAAATCGTAGCTTCAGTTATACGATTTCCAGACCGGGTGAACCAATTTATCAAGAAATCGATGACATTACAGCTGGAAGAGGATCGC TTTATCGATCTAATAGCGGAGAGATTGATCTGGAATATTATACCAGTTCAAGTTTACATCAAACCGACCAGAACTCGCAGAATCCTGAAG ATTGGACCAGAGAGCGCCTCAGTAAACAGGATTACGATGACACTGATTCTGGCCCATTGAATGATCAGACCCCCAGCGCAGAGGGTCCTG CACCAGTTCGGGGGAGTTGTGCCGATGTTGAGGGCGCGACCCCGAGCAGCACGCATTGTGACTCCTTGCTGGACAGAAGCTTCCGTCTCACACTCAGAAGGACCGCGGACCACCCCGCCACAGACT AA